One Streptomyces sp. V4I8 genomic window carries:
- a CDS encoding IS3 family transposase (programmed frameshift), whose amino-acid sequence MVMKVYSPEFKADAVALYHSDPDLTIVQAARDLGINPETLRNWIRADRARADSPTKNTKDTPVSKATKEELEAELAALRKENAALRKDNATLATERDILRKATKFFRRGDELVSRCQFIEDHRKTFKVTRLCQVLEVARSTYYKWREARAARAEREQADEVLAGKIRTIHTDSGGTYGAPRITAELRDTHGMEINEKRVARVMRKFRIAGFRLRKKVRTTVPEPSATPVADLFRRNFSAPAPNQKYMGDITYLPVGDGEHLYLATVIDCFSRRVAGWSIADHMRTELVADALRMAAATRGSLEGAVFHSDHGAQYGSRQFADLCAELGVTQSMGAVGTSADNAACESFHASLKREILQGARRFHGAEACRRTVFRWLTRYNTWRRHSANGQLSPVAYEQLSATLTLAA is encoded by the exons ATGGTGATGAAGGTCTATTCGCCCGAGTTCAAGGCCGACGCGGTCGCGCTGTACCACTCGGACCCCGACCTTACGATCGTGCAGGCCGCCCGCGATCTGGGGATCAACCCGGAGACGCTGCGGAACTGGATCCGCGCCGACCGCGCCCGCGCCGACAGCCCCACGAAGAACACGAAGGACACACCGGTGAGCAAGGCCACGAAGGAAGAACTGGAGGCCGAGTTAGCGGCCCTGCGCAAGGAGAACGCCGCCTTGCGGAAGGACAACGCGACCCTGGCCACGGAGCGGGACATCTTGCGTAAGGCGACGAAGT TTTTTCGCCGCGGAGATGAGCTGGTGAGTCGCTGCCAGTTCATCGAGGACCACCGCAAGACCTTCAAGGTCACGCGACTGTGCCAGGTGCTCGAAGTGGCCCGCTCCACCTACTACAAGTGGCGCGAGGCCCGCGCTGCCCGGGCCGAGCGCGAGCAGGCCGATGAGGTGCTGGCCGGCAAGATCCGCACCATCCACACCGACTCCGGCGGCACTTACGGCGCCCCGCGCATCACCGCCGAGCTGCGGGATACACACGGCATGGAGATCAATGAGAAGAGGGTCGCCCGCGTGATGCGCAAGTTCCGTATCGCCGGCTTCCGCCTGCGCAAGAAGGTACGTACGACTGTCCCCGAGCCGTCGGCCACGCCCGTTGCGGACCTGTTCCGACGCAACTTCTCGGCGCCCGCGCCAAACCAGAAGTACATGGGCGACATCACGTATCTGCCTGTCGGCGATGGCGAGCATCTGTATCTGGCGACCGTCATCGACTGTTTCTCCCGCCGCGTGGCGGGCTGGTCGATCGCCGACCACATGCGCACCGAGCTCGTCGCCGACGCACTCAGGATGGCCGCCGCCACCCGCGGCAGCCTCGAAGGCGCGGTCTTCCACAGCGATCACGGGGCGCAATACGGGTCGCGCCAATTCGCTGATCTCTGCGCTGAGCTGGGCGTGACCCAGTCCATGGGCGCGGTCGGAACGAGCGCGGACAACGCCGCCTGCGAGTCCTTCCACGCGTCCCTCAAACGGGAGATCCTCCAGGGCGCCCGGCGCTTCCACGGGGCCGAGGCCTGCCGGCGCACCGTGTTCCGCTGGCTGACGCGGTACAACACCTGGCGCCGCCACTCGGCGAACGGACAGCTCAGCCCCGTCGCCTACGAACAGCTGTCAGCTACCCTGACACTCGCCGCATAA
- a CDS encoding integrase core domain-containing protein, whose translation MRELGIAGAVRGKRVITTIPDPNAERAPDLVDRDFVARAPNRCWVADFTHVKTFSGVVYIAFVWTPSPAGSSAGPPPSPRKPGSSWTPWTWPCGSATGTESRTEGELIHHSDAGSQYTSFALAEHLDKAGIAASIGSTGDAYDNALMESTIGLFKTELIKPGHPWRTLSQVELATAEWVDWYCHRRLHGDIGHVPPVEYETNYYREATKPQVTVTT comes from the coding sequence ATGCGCGAGCTGGGGATCGCCGGCGCGGTCCGCGGCAAGCGCGTGATCACCACGATCCCGGACCCGAACGCGGAGCGAGCCCCGGACCTGGTGGACCGCGACTTTGTCGCAAGGGCACCGAACCGCTGCTGGGTTGCCGACTTCACCCACGTGAAGACCTTCTCCGGGGTCGTCTACATCGCGTTCGTGTGGACACCTTCTCCCGCCGGATCGTCGGCTGGTCCGCCGCCGTCACCAAGGAAACCCGGCTCGTCCTGGACGCCCTGGACATGGCCCTGTGGCAGCGCGACCGGGACGGAATCCCGCACAGAGGGCGAGTTGATACATCACTCGGATGCCGGGTCGCAGTACACATCGTTCGCGCTGGCCGAGCATCTGGACAAGGCAGGGATCGCCGCGTCGATCGGCTCGACCGGCGACGCCTACGACAATGCGCTGATGGAGTCCACGATCGGCCTGTTCAAGACTGAGCTGATCAAGCCCGGCCATCCGTGGAGGACTCTCTCCCAGGTTGAGCTGGCCACTGCGGAGTGGGTCGACTGGTACTGCCACCGCCGACTCCACGGTGACATCGGGCACGTCCCGCCCGTCGAATACGAGACCAACTACTACCGAGAAGCCACGAAACCCCAGGTCACAGTCACGACCTAG
- a CDS encoding transposase family protein has product MSWNVTTGLEADQLEALVVRVHTMLVEDPDPPVVPGPMWALGLYKSVVLVLFLLRQNPVQQAAAELFHISQATVSRRWTTLLPVVETALAEHVPDPADASHGRIVLADGTLVTTWDWASEGTTMFSGKHRDTGFNLQVAATLSGDLLAVSAPVPGSRHDMYAWRQSHFPKAFADRESMGDLGYAGSGMLTARRKPPGQERPVKDKVFNQSIGKLRAAVERAIAHLKDWKVLATRYRGPLTRFPLVAKTVTALAFYKNGW; this is encoded by the coding sequence TTGAGCTGGAACGTTACGACAGGGCTGGAAGCGGATCAACTGGAGGCCTTGGTGGTCCGGGTCCACACGATGCTGGTGGAGGACCCCGATCCGCCCGTGGTGCCGGGACCGATGTGGGCGCTGGGCCTGTACAAGTCCGTGGTCCTGGTGTTGTTCCTGCTGCGGCAGAACCCCGTCCAGCAAGCGGCGGCGGAACTGTTCCACATCTCCCAGGCCACCGTCTCGCGCCGGTGGACCACGCTGCTCCCGGTGGTGGAGACGGCCCTGGCCGAGCATGTGCCCGACCCCGCCGACGCCTCACACGGCAGGATCGTCCTGGCCGACGGGACCCTGGTCACCACGTGGGACTGGGCGAGCGAGGGCACCACGATGTTCTCCGGCAAGCATCGTGACACAGGCTTCAACCTGCAGGTCGCCGCCACTCTCAGCGGGGACCTGCTCGCCGTCTCCGCGCCGGTACCCGGCAGTCGGCACGACATGTACGCCTGGCGCCAGTCCCACTTTCCCAAAGCCTTCGCCGACCGGGAGAGCATGGGGGATCTGGGCTATGCCGGCTCCGGCATGCTCACCGCCCGCCGCAAGCCACCCGGTCAGGAACGCCCCGTCAAAGACAAGGTGTTCAACCAGAGCATCGGCAAGCTCCGCGCCGCCGTCGAACGAGCGATCGCACATCTGAAGGACTGGAAGGTCCTCGCCACTCGCTATCGCGGCCCTCTCACCCGGTTCCCCCTCGTCGCCAAGACCGTCACCGCCCTCGCCTTCTACAAGAACGGCTGGTGA
- the ccrA gene encoding crotonyl-CoA carboxylase/reductase translates to MKDILDAIQSPDSTSADFAALPLPESYRAITVHKDETEMFAGLQTRDKDPRKSIHLDDVPVPELGPGEALVAVMASSVNYNSVWTSIFEPLSTFGFLERYGKLSELTKRHDLPYHIIGSDLAGVVLRTGPGVNAWKPGDEVVAHCLSVEMESSDGHNDTMLDPEQRIWGFETNFGGLAEIALVKSNQLMPKPGHLSWEEAAAPGLVNSTAYRQLVSRNGAGMKQGDNVLIWGASGGLGSYATQFALAGGANPICVVSSDQKADICRSMGAEAIIDRNAEGYKFWKDEQTQDPKEWKRFGKRIRELTGGDDIDIVFEHPGRETFGASVFVTRKGGTITTCASTSGYMHEYDNRYLWMSLKRIIGSHFANYREAWEANRLIAKGKIHPTLSKVYSLEETGQAAYDVHRNLHQGKVGVLCLAPEEGLGVRDEEMRAKHIDAINRFRRPQECLGTRAPGVVP, encoded by the coding sequence TTGAAGGACATCTTGGACGCGATCCAGTCGCCCGACTCCACGTCGGCCGACTTCGCTGCTCTGCCGCTCCCCGAGTCGTACCGCGCGATCACCGTGCACAAGGACGAGACGGAGATGTTCGCGGGGCTTCAGACCCGCGACAAGGACCCCCGCAAGTCGATCCATCTGGACGACGTGCCGGTGCCGGAACTCGGACCGGGCGAGGCCCTGGTGGCCGTCATGGCCTCCTCGGTCAACTACAACTCGGTCTGGACCTCGATCTTCGAGCCCCTGTCGACCTTCGGGTTCCTGGAGCGCTACGGCAAGCTCAGCGAGCTCACCAAGCGCCACGACCTGCCGTACCACATCATCGGCTCCGACCTCGCGGGCGTCGTCCTGCGCACCGGCCCCGGCGTCAACGCCTGGAAGCCCGGTGACGAGGTCGTCGCGCACTGTCTGTCCGTCGAGATGGAGTCCTCGGACGGCCACAACGACACGATGCTCGACCCCGAGCAGCGCATCTGGGGCTTCGAGACCAACTTCGGCGGCCTCGCCGAGATCGCCCTGGTCAAGTCCAACCAGCTCATGCCCAAGCCGGGCCACCTGAGCTGGGAGGAGGCCGCCGCTCCGGGCCTGGTCAACTCCACCGCCTACCGCCAGCTGGTCTCCCGCAACGGCGCCGGCATGAAGCAGGGCGACAACGTCCTGATCTGGGGCGCGAGCGGTGGACTCGGCTCGTACGCCACGCAGTTCGCGCTGGCCGGTGGCGCCAACCCGATCTGTGTCGTCTCCAGCGACCAGAAGGCGGACATCTGCCGCTCGATGGGCGCCGAGGCGATCATCGACCGCAACGCCGAGGGCTACAAGTTCTGGAAGGACGAGCAGACCCAGGACCCGAAGGAGTGGAAGCGCTTCGGCAAGCGCATCCGCGAGCTCACCGGCGGCGACGACATCGACATCGTCTTCGAGCACCCCGGCCGCGAGACCTTCGGCGCCTCGGTCTTCGTCACCCGCAAGGGCGGCACCATCACCACCTGCGCCTCGACCTCGGGCTACATGCACGAGTACGACAACCGCTACCTGTGGATGTCGCTGAAGCGGATCATCGGCTCGCACTTCGCCAACTACCGCGAGGCCTGGGAGGCCAACCGGCTCATCGCGAAGGGCAAGATCCACCCGACGCTGTCGAAGGTCTACTCCCTGGAGGAGACCGGCCAGGCGGCCTACGACGTGCACCGCAACCTCCACCAGGGCAAGGTCGGCGTCCTGTGCCTGGCCCCCGAGGAAGGCCTCGGCGTGCGCGACGAGGAGATGCGCGCCAAGCACATCGACGCCATCAACCGCTTCCGACGCCCTCAAGAATGTCTGGGGACTCGTGCGCCTGGTGTAGTACCGTGA
- a CDS encoding alcohol dehydrogenase catalytic domain-containing protein: MKALVFLDTHKVGLVDKPIPECGPGDVVVRTTMSSICTSDIHTVSGGIAIPSGRTLGHESVGVVHQVGPDVTGFNEGDRVMVGALTPCGHCDSCQRGHGTQCGGALGGFKWTTQREGNLSEYFLVNDAAYNLTHIPDDVTDEQAVYATDVLSTGIAAAERANIPVGGTVAIIAQGPVGLCATIGARLLGAGYIITTATQDDRKKLSFKFGANEVLNPHTCDVVESVRARVGPEGVDSAIEALGTHETFEQCVRLIKPGGTVVNAGYHGWKSQAPLPIPIVSFGMGMNAKTIRGLLAPGGREHLTRMLRLLENRQPDVDVTQLTTHRFDFTKVEDAFDMMRKKRDHIVKPMISYEGGER, translated from the coding sequence ATGAAAGCGCTGGTATTTCTCGATACCCACAAGGTGGGTCTGGTAGACAAGCCCATCCCCGAGTGTGGGCCGGGAGACGTGGTGGTGCGCACGACGATGTCCAGCATCTGTACCAGCGACATACACACTGTCTCCGGCGGCATTGCCATCCCGTCGGGACGCACGCTGGGGCACGAGAGCGTAGGCGTGGTGCACCAAGTAGGCCCTGATGTCACTGGGTTCAACGAGGGCGACCGGGTTATGGTGGGTGCTCTCACGCCCTGCGGGCACTGCGACTCCTGCCAGCGTGGCCACGGCACCCAGTGTGGCGGAGCGCTTGGTGGTTTCAAGTGGACCACCCAGCGCGAGGGTAACCTGTCCGAATACTTCCTCGTCAATGACGCCGCCTACAACCTCACGCACATTCCCGATGACGTCACCGACGAGCAAGCCGTTTACGCAACAGACGTGCTGAGCACGGGGATAGCTGCGGCGGAACGCGCCAACATCCCCGTAGGCGGGACAGTAGCGATCATCGCACAGGGGCCGGTCGGCCTGTGCGCCACCATTGGTGCACGCCTGCTCGGAGCTGGCTATATCATCACCACCGCAACGCAGGACGATCGGAAGAAGCTCTCCTTCAAATTCGGTGCCAACGAGGTGCTCAACCCGCACACATGCGACGTGGTAGAGAGTGTCCGGGCTCGAGTCGGACCGGAAGGCGTCGACTCCGCCATCGAGGCGCTGGGCACCCATGAGACGTTCGAGCAATGCGTGCGGCTCATCAAACCCGGTGGCACGGTGGTCAATGCCGGTTATCACGGTTGGAAGTCCCAAGCACCCCTGCCGATCCCCATCGTTTCTTTTGGCATGGGCATGAACGCCAAGACCATCCGTGGGCTTTTGGCGCCGGGAGGGCGCGAGCACCTGACCCGGATGCTGCGGTTGCTGGAGAACCGTCAGCCGGACGTCGACGTTACGCAGCTGACGACCCACCGGTTCGACTTCACAAAGGTCGAGGACGCGTTCGACATGATGCGCAAGAAGCGAGACCACATCGTCAAGCCGATGATCAGCTACGAGGGAGGCGAACGGTGA
- a CDS encoding ACP S-malonyltransferase: MSTAGWWEHPPLEPDPVLPEGTPQLVMFATAVALHRVLVAQQTRPDALAGCSFGEIVACVAAGALSMADGVRAVCELVHVMRDYEGTGGMLLLYADAATTQCLLKELGLSRVVVSCRNGPRQTLVSGRSDELDTVAAAAGVLGVRVSQLPMVRCLSHHPEASAMADCYRQRLGPLAQLPFRTPVFSPCAGRFYCDQDDLRSCIADNLCRPVNFTDALYELEEMGASCFVECGPPGGLAQAAVDTLTGACVHSPLRAPGRQQVTSTIPDGAERTCRL, translated from the coding sequence ATGTCCACCGCCGGCTGGTGGGAGCATCCCCCTCTCGAACCGGATCCTGTACTTCCAGAAGGCACTCCTCAGCTGGTCATGTTCGCTACGGCGGTGGCCCTCCATCGTGTGCTCGTCGCGCAGCAGACTCGACCGGACGCCCTCGCTGGATGCAGCTTCGGAGAGATTGTCGCTTGTGTGGCCGCTGGCGCCCTGTCAATGGCGGACGGGGTCCGCGCGGTGTGCGAACTGGTGCACGTCATGCGGGACTACGAAGGCACAGGCGGCATGCTGTTGCTGTACGCGGACGCCGCCACCACACAGTGCCTACTCAAGGAACTAGGCTTGTCACGTGTGGTGGTCTCGTGCCGAAACGGGCCGCGGCAGACACTGGTCAGCGGCCGATCAGACGAGCTCGATACAGTGGCGGCAGCAGCGGGTGTGCTCGGTGTAAGAGTCAGCCAATTGCCCATGGTGCGGTGCTTGTCCCACCATCCCGAAGCGTCCGCGATGGCGGATTGCTACCGGCAAAGGTTGGGACCCCTCGCCCAGCTGCCTTTTCGGACACCGGTCTTCAGCCCTTGCGCAGGCCGTTTTTACTGTGACCAAGACGATCTGCGCAGTTGCATCGCTGACAACCTGTGTCGGCCGGTCAACTTCACTGACGCCCTGTATGAACTCGAGGAGATGGGTGCAAGTTGCTTCGTGGAGTGCGGGCCCCCAGGAGGTCTTGCCCAGGCTGCCGTCGACACGCTGACCGGGGCCTGTGTGCACAGTCCCTTGCGGGCACCTGGTCGGCAGCAAGTGACGAGCACCATCCCTGACGGAGCAGAAAGGACTTGTCGCCTATGA
- a CDS encoding acyl carrier protein, with protein sequence MSASYDALKDKLIKFEAPEDMITPEATLDELGLDSLAVVEIFVALQEEFGISLDESKAVPALTVKETLAMFEEQLAARRDGARQ encoded by the coding sequence GTGTCTGCATCCTATGACGCACTGAAGGACAAGCTCATCAAGTTCGAAGCCCCGGAAGACATGATCACCCCTGAAGCCACCCTCGACGAACTCGGCCTGGACTCGCTCGCCGTCGTGGAAATTTTCGTGGCCTTGCAAGAGGAGTTCGGCATCTCGCTCGATGAAAGCAAGGCCGTCCCAGCCCTCACCGTCAAGGAAACCCTGGCGATGTTCGAGGAGCAGCTCGCGGCACGAAGGGATGGTGCCAGGCAGTGA
- a CDS encoding 3-oxoacyl-ACP synthase III family protein, translating to MTGIGAYVPPKVRTYQDTAVAVGMPEQWVLERTGIRQRHVADDEQATSDLAAAAVRAALKSADLSAEQLGLIIVGTTTPDEICPSTACRVQALVGARHAVALDVSAACSSWLFGIKVAQQWLATNDDVEHAVVVGSEVYSRFLDFSDRATASLFGDGAAATVLSRVPAGHLLRHQSRGEDPGHAGGFGPIILGSDGTHAEHAWIPAGGSRRPASDTTLADRDHAVHMDGRAARVFVHEVFPQMIDQALSSSGVKPEDIKVVASHQPNPVLLRKAYARTGLSEDRLVVIGDRVGNLGAASLPYALAQAAAEGRVQRGDTILIVAFGAGLTWGSTTLTWSGATIGDPSPFTPATQAEHATSGQW from the coding sequence GTGACCGGAATTGGGGCCTATGTGCCCCCGAAGGTACGCACGTATCAGGACACGGCAGTTGCCGTCGGAATGCCAGAGCAATGGGTACTGGAACGCACTGGGATCAGGCAACGGCACGTTGCCGACGACGAGCAGGCCACCTCTGACCTGGCGGCTGCGGCTGTGCGGGCCGCTTTGAAGTCAGCGGACCTGAGTGCGGAGCAACTCGGTCTCATCATTGTGGGGACCACGACGCCCGACGAGATTTGCCCATCCACGGCCTGCCGTGTGCAGGCTTTGGTGGGTGCCCGGCATGCGGTGGCTCTGGATGTCTCGGCTGCGTGCTCCAGCTGGCTGTTCGGCATCAAGGTGGCGCAGCAGTGGCTGGCAACCAACGACGACGTGGAACATGCGGTCGTTGTGGGAAGCGAGGTCTATTCGCGCTTCCTCGACTTCTCTGACCGGGCGACTGCCTCGCTGTTCGGTGACGGAGCGGCAGCCACCGTCCTGAGCCGGGTCCCCGCGGGGCATTTGCTCCGGCACCAGTCTCGGGGAGAAGACCCGGGCCATGCAGGGGGCTTTGGGCCCATCATCCTGGGATCTGATGGCACGCATGCCGAGCATGCCTGGATCCCTGCTGGCGGGAGTCGCAGGCCGGCCTCCGACACGACGCTGGCGGACCGCGACCATGCTGTACACATGGACGGACGTGCCGCGCGAGTGTTCGTCCATGAGGTATTCCCTCAGATGATCGACCAAGCGCTCTCCTCCTCCGGCGTCAAGCCGGAGGACATCAAGGTGGTTGCGTCCCACCAGCCGAATCCCGTCTTGCTGCGAAAGGCGTATGCGAGGACCGGCTTGTCCGAGGACCGACTGGTCGTGATCGGTGACCGGGTTGGAAATCTGGGAGCGGCCTCGCTTCCTTACGCCCTTGCCCAGGCGGCAGCAGAAGGACGGGTGCAACGCGGAGACACGATTCTCATCGTCGCCTTCGGCGCAGGTCTGACATGGGGGAGTACGACTCTGACCTGGAGCGGGGCCACTATCGGCGATCCGTCTCCCTTTACGCCGGCGACTCAAGCGGAACACGCCACCAGCGGCCAATGGTGA
- a CDS encoding beta-ketoacyl-ACP synthase III: MALAAAICGVGTCLPPNVVSNDDLAGYLDTSDDWIRSRTGIERRRKVHSGTSTGDLAVSAGRAALKSAGRTADFVLLATTTPDRPCPGTAPEVAHRLGLGNVPALDVSAVCSGFVYGLAMACAMVMTGVCAQPLVIGAEVYTSIIDPADRDTAVIFGDGAGAALLRGASSREPGAIRAVDLGSDGSGSDLIAIAAGGSRLPGHGRELPRDQQYFRMQGRTVYRHAVQRMTESSQVVLERAGWPSHSVRAFIGHQANQRILDAVGNRLGIKSQYRFGNIAHVGNTAAASIPLALADTLARGVVRPGKRTLLTAFGGGLTWGSIALNWPEVLPLHLPPEIPGPLQGIPVPLSGTESQDQTVQPWRMPTSITVS, translated from the coding sequence ATGGCACTTGCCGCAGCGATCTGTGGTGTTGGTACGTGTCTGCCGCCGAACGTCGTCAGCAACGATGACTTGGCGGGCTACCTGGACACGTCTGATGATTGGATCCGCTCGCGTACCGGCATCGAGCGGCGCCGGAAGGTGCACTCGGGAACCAGCACCGGCGATCTTGCTGTTTCCGCTGGGCGGGCTGCGCTGAAGTCGGCCGGGCGAACTGCTGACTTTGTGCTGCTGGCCACGACTACTCCCGATCGCCCGTGCCCGGGTACGGCTCCCGAGGTGGCTCACCGGTTGGGGCTTGGGAATGTGCCGGCGTTGGATGTGTCGGCGGTTTGCTCCGGGTTTGTGTACGGCCTGGCGATGGCTTGTGCCATGGTGATGACTGGCGTGTGCGCCCAGCCGTTGGTGATTGGCGCCGAGGTGTACACGTCGATCATTGATCCGGCGGACCGGGATACCGCAGTGATCTTCGGTGATGGGGCAGGTGCGGCTCTGCTCCGCGGGGCAAGTAGCAGGGAACCTGGGGCGATCCGGGCTGTCGATCTGGGCAGCGACGGTTCGGGCAGCGACTTGATTGCCATCGCTGCGGGTGGGTCCCGCCTTCCGGGGCACGGTCGTGAACTTCCGAGGGATCAGCAGTACTTCCGGATGCAGGGGCGGACGGTGTACCGGCATGCGGTGCAGCGTATGACCGAATCCTCCCAGGTCGTACTGGAGCGGGCTGGCTGGCCTTCGCACTCGGTGCGGGCCTTTATCGGCCACCAGGCCAACCAGCGCATTCTCGACGCCGTGGGCAACCGGCTCGGTATCAAGTCGCAGTATCGGTTCGGGAACATCGCCCATGTCGGCAACACCGCCGCAGCCTCCATCCCTCTGGCTCTGGCCGACACCTTGGCACGCGGGGTCGTCCGGCCTGGTAAACGTACCCTTCTCACGGCCTTCGGCGGCGGCCTGACGTGGGGCTCCATCGCTCTTAACTGGCCAGAGGTCCTGCCGCTGCACCTTCCCCCAGAGATCCCCGGCCCCCTCCAGGGAATCCCTGTCCCTCTCAGCGGGACGGAGTCTCAGGACCAGACAGTCCAGCCCTGGCGAATGCCGACGAGCATCACGGTCTCGTAG
- the istB gene encoding IS21-like element helper ATPase IstB gives MSDLITARIRKHADKLNLPHLAASLEQLAARADLDKMGYLDFLDLVLEEETGVRDGRRFRTALRLSKLPHHKTLDDFDFAFQPDLDVRKVKDLAALSFVEAKANAAFMGPPGVGKTHLAVGLAIAACKAGFSVYFTSLDDMVRQLKEAEAQGRLAAKMRTYLKPHVLVVDEVGYLPLDRAEANLVFQLVSKRYETGSILLTSNKSFSEWGQVFGDEVLATAILDRLLHHCEVISINGPSFRLKNRFTTIEGDDTVA, from the coding sequence ATGAGTGACCTGATCACCGCACGGATCCGCAAGCACGCCGACAAGCTGAACCTGCCCCACCTCGCGGCCAGTCTCGAGCAGCTGGCCGCCCGCGCCGACCTCGACAAGATGGGCTACCTCGACTTCCTCGATCTCGTCCTGGAAGAAGAGACCGGCGTCCGCGACGGACGGCGCTTTCGCACCGCCCTGCGTCTGTCGAAGCTGCCGCACCACAAGACCCTGGATGACTTCGACTTCGCCTTCCAGCCCGACCTCGACGTCCGCAAGGTCAAGGACCTCGCTGCCCTCTCCTTCGTCGAGGCCAAGGCCAACGCGGCCTTCATGGGTCCGCCCGGAGTAGGCAAGACACACCTCGCGGTGGGACTCGCGATAGCGGCCTGCAAGGCCGGCTTCTCCGTCTACTTCACCTCGCTGGACGACATGGTCCGCCAGCTCAAGGAAGCAGAGGCCCAGGGGCGTCTCGCGGCCAAGATGCGTACCTACCTCAAGCCCCACGTCCTGGTGGTCGATGAGGTCGGCTATCTGCCCCTGGACCGGGCCGAGGCGAACCTCGTGTTCCAGCTGGTCTCGAAAAGGTATGAGACCGGCTCGATCTTGCTGACCTCGAACAAATCGTTCAGCGAGTGGGGCCAGGTGTTCGGCGACGAGGTCTTGGCCACCGCCATCCTCGACCGGCTCCTCCACCACTGTGAGGTCATTTCGATCAACGGCCCGAGCTTCAGGCTCAAGAACCGATTCACCACTATCGAAGGAGATGACACCGTGGCATGA
- the istA gene encoding IS21 family transposase has protein sequence MDLRRFRALHQAGVSISAIARETGHDWRTVKKYLAAEGAVVPAAPSRKGTQPRKIAKLAPVVDAWLRVDIKLKAAVIHERLVDQYGFEGHYQRVKMYVAEARPRIRVELGLDEGQLFGLHRRFEVVPGGQAQVDWGDEGGILAHAGIAKVYSFHMVLSYARDPFCCFTTSQDLATFFDCHRRAFEHFGGTPATVVYDRTKTVVKRHVGPGKAVPLHPEAVAFASSYGFDIDVLAAYRPQGKGRVERQVDIVRDHVLAGRSFGSVAEMDAAFMAWAPIRRRQVHRTHSEVIGERAVKDRAALIPLPGHPYRVVERHLRRAGKDCLVSFEGSLYSVPARRIRPGQQVEVRVAQAEIAIHHLDEAAGSDSLLALHQRADVRGSWVVDEAHWDGLADGHTRSVTTADEPDQQDRPDVTRSESGSLDALLARTAVARIPVSRRPLADYDLAAGLTMPGVN, from the coding sequence ATGGACTTACGTAGGTTCCGTGCCCTGCATCAGGCGGGCGTGAGTATCAGCGCGATAGCCCGGGAGACCGGGCATGACTGGCGGACGGTGAAGAAGTACCTGGCCGCCGAGGGGGCGGTGGTGCCGGCGGCGCCGTCGCGCAAGGGCACCCAGCCCCGCAAGATAGCGAAGCTGGCGCCGGTGGTGGATGCTTGGCTGCGGGTCGACATCAAGTTGAAGGCCGCGGTGATCCACGAGCGGCTGGTCGATCAATACGGCTTCGAGGGGCACTACCAGCGGGTGAAGATGTATGTCGCCGAGGCCAGGCCCCGTATCCGGGTCGAACTCGGTCTGGACGAAGGCCAGTTGTTCGGACTGCACCGCCGGTTCGAGGTCGTGCCCGGGGGCCAGGCCCAGGTCGACTGGGGTGATGAGGGCGGCATCCTCGCGCATGCCGGCATCGCCAAGGTGTACTCGTTTCACATGGTCCTGTCCTATGCGCGGGACCCGTTTTGCTGCTTCACCACGTCGCAGGACCTGGCGACGTTCTTCGACTGCCACCGCCGCGCGTTCGAGCACTTCGGCGGTACTCCGGCCACGGTGGTCTACGACCGGACGAAGACCGTGGTCAAGCGGCATGTTGGGCCGGGCAAGGCGGTGCCGTTGCATCCCGAGGCGGTCGCGTTCGCCTCGTCCTACGGCTTCGACATCGACGTCCTGGCGGCCTATCGGCCCCAGGGGAAGGGACGCGTCGAAAGGCAGGTCGACATTGTCCGTGATCACGTCCTGGCGGGCCGGTCCTTCGGCTCCGTCGCGGAGATGGACGCGGCGTTCATGGCCTGGGCGCCGATCCGACGTCGGCAGGTCCACCGCACCCACAGTGAGGTGATCGGTGAGCGGGCCGTGAAGGACCGGGCCGCTCTGATCCCGCTGCCCGGGCATCCCTACCGGGTGGTCGAGCGGCACCTGCGCAGGGCCGGCAAGGACTGCCTGGTCTCCTTCGAGGGCAGCCTCTACTCGGTGCCCGCCCGCCGTATCCGTCCTGGTCAGCAGGTTGAAGTCCGGGTCGCGCAGGCCGAGATCGCCATCCACCACCTCGATGAGGCCGCGGGCAGCGACAGCCTGCTCGCGCTCCATCAGCGGGCGGACGTGCGGGGCAGCTGGGTGGTCGATGAGGCCCACTGGGATGGCCTCGCGGACGGCCACACCCGCAGCGTCACCACCGCCGACGAGCCCGACCAGCAAGACCGCCCGGACGTCACTAGGTCTGAATCCGGCTCCCTGGACGCCCTGCTGGCCCGCACCGCGGTCGCCCGCATCCCCGTCTCCCGCCGCCCGCTGGCCGACTACGACCTCGCCGCCGGCCTGACGATGCCCGGAGTGAACTGA